A DNA window from Halococcus salsus contains the following coding sequences:
- a CDS encoding adenylyltransferase/cytidyltransferase family protein — MTTVVAQGTFDILHPGHLQYLEEAAAMGDELHVIIARRENVSHKRTPVLADRQRRDMVDALDPVDSAVLGDREDIFVPIERIDPDVIVLGHDQHHDEHAIEGALDERGIDCSVARAAGRTPSYDDELLSTGRIIDRICEQRC, encoded by the coding sequence ATGACGACGGTCGTCGCCCAGGGGACCTTCGACATCCTCCACCCGGGCCACCTCCAGTATCTGGAAGAGGCGGCGGCGATGGGTGACGAACTCCACGTCATCATCGCGCGTCGCGAGAACGTCTCCCACAAACGAACGCCCGTGCTCGCCGACCGCCAACGCCGCGACATGGTCGACGCGCTCGACCCCGTCGACAGCGCGGTGCTCGGCGACCGCGAGGACATCTTCGTACCCATCGAGCGGATCGACCCCGACGTGATCGTGCTCGGCCACGACCAACACCACGACGAGCACGCGATCGAGGGGGCGCTGGACGAGCGTGGCATCGACTGTTCGGTCGCACGTGCGGCGGGTCGAACCCCCTCCTACGACGACGAACTCCTCTCGACCGGTCGGATCATCGACCGGATCTGTGAGCAACGCTGCTGA
- a CDS encoding phospholipase D-like domain-containing protein: MSVRLVWVVAVLAVALVAGPVAAAGPGSDTSTTNGSASAGPHIESVYPNPLADEDAGEYVVLDFPRPTNLSTWTLTDGESDVSLSNDTVSGRVAVTAEPEAARNATDAPLLALDDSVSLANSGDAVALVHDGHEVDITTYEDAPDAEVWNRSADGWGWEHLGATDFAVVRTDATSARVFVLPDDPEVAVETIEAADQRVLLAGYTFSSERVARALKRAKQRGVRVRVLVDDAPVGGMSERQAAALNELVVAGIPVDVIGGDWARYDYHHAKYAVVDHRALVMTENWKPSGVGGHSNRGWGAVVGSEAAEALAAVFRADDGWRDTVPWRSYRANHTFEPDDVANETYPSNFDPKTVDVDGVQVLVAPDNAERALIARMDNATRSVDVIQPAIGSRHQSFLEAAIRAARRGVRVRVLLSNAWYSEDENEAMAEWINARGETEDLPLEAKVVDPESTFEDIHAKGVVIDDDTAVVGSMNWNNNSANENREVTVVLDGEAAGAYYGRVFEADWTEDGGSGIDLGFDSPLPIGVLVAVVGVLILGIVVARRIEFE, translated from the coding sequence GTGTCCGTTCGTCTCGTCTGGGTCGTCGCCGTTCTCGCGGTCGCACTGGTCGCGGGACCGGTGGCGGCGGCCGGACCGGGGAGCGATACGTCGACGACGAACGGGTCGGCAAGTGCCGGTCCCCACATCGAGTCGGTGTACCCCAACCCGCTCGCCGACGAGGACGCCGGCGAGTACGTGGTCCTCGACTTTCCCCGCCCGACGAACCTCTCGACCTGGACGCTGACCGACGGCGAGAGTGACGTCTCGCTCTCGAACGACACCGTCTCGGGGCGGGTCGCGGTCACCGCGGAGCCGGAGGCGGCGCGCAACGCGACCGACGCCCCGTTGCTCGCGCTCGATGATTCGGTGAGCCTCGCCAACTCCGGCGACGCGGTGGCGCTGGTTCACGACGGCCACGAGGTCGACATCACGACCTACGAGGACGCCCCCGACGCCGAGGTGTGGAACCGGAGCGCCGACGGCTGGGGGTGGGAACACCTCGGCGCGACGGACTTCGCGGTGGTACGGACCGACGCCACGAGCGCGCGGGTGTTCGTGCTCCCCGACGACCCGGAGGTGGCGGTCGAGACCATCGAGGCCGCCGACCAGCGGGTCCTGCTCGCGGGCTACACCTTCAGCTCGGAACGGGTCGCACGGGCGCTGAAGCGGGCGAAGCAGCGAGGGGTTCGAGTTCGCGTGCTCGTCGACGACGCGCCGGTCGGCGGGATGAGCGAACGTCAGGCTGCGGCGCTGAACGAACTCGTCGTGGCCGGGATCCCGGTCGACGTCATCGGCGGGGACTGGGCACGGTACGACTACCACCACGCGAAGTACGCCGTCGTCGACCACCGCGCCCTCGTCATGACCGAGAACTGGAAGCCGTCCGGGGTCGGTGGCCACTCGAATCGGGGCTGGGGTGCGGTGGTCGGGAGCGAGGCCGCCGAGGCGCTCGCCGCGGTCTTCCGCGCCGACGACGGCTGGCGCGATACCGTCCCGTGGCGCTCCTACCGGGCGAACCACACGTTCGAACCCGACGACGTGGCGAACGAGACCTATCCCTCGAACTTCGATCCGAAGACGGTCGACGTCGACGGGGTGCAGGTGCTCGTCGCCCCCGACAACGCCGAGCGCGCGCTGATCGCCCGGATGGACAACGCCACCCGATCCGTCGACGTGATCCAGCCCGCCATCGGGAGCCGACACCAGTCGTTTCTCGAAGCGGCGATACGCGCGGCGAGGCGCGGCGTGCGGGTCCGGGTCCTCCTCAGCAACGCGTGGTACTCCGAGGACGAGAACGAGGCGATGGCCGAGTGGATAAACGCGCGGGGGGAGACGGAGGACCTGCCGCTCGAAGCCAAAGTGGTCGACCCGGAGTCGACGTTCGAGGACATCCACGCCAAGGGCGTCGTGATCGACGACGACACCGCGGTCGTTGGGAGCATGAACTGGAATAACAACTCCGCCAACGAGAACCGGGAGGTTACGGTGGTGCTGGACGGCGAGGCGGCGGGTGCGTACTACGGTCGGGTGTTCGAGGCCGACTGGACGGAAGACGGCGGGTCGGGGATCGACCTCGGGTTCGATTCGCCGCTACCGATCGGGGTTCTCGTCGCCGTCGTCGGAGTACTCATTCTCGGGATCGTCGTCGCGCGCCGTATCGAGTTCGAGTAA
- a CDS encoding protein sorting system archaetidylserine synthase (This PssA-like phosphatidyltransferase, along with a PssD-like decarboxylase, is required in Haloarchaea for the archaeosortase ArtA to replace the PGF-CTERM sorting signal with a C-terminal lipid anchor.), translating to MPPRPRFVARLGLADAVTATNAGLGFLAAAAAPFAPALAARLILLAAVADGLDGVLAAHTGGTPLGEVLDSLADVASFTVAPALLVFGIVRAEWELSFAVPTPALALALVVPAAFVVVGVVRLGLYTAYDIDRGTTEGVPTTLAATVLAAAFLAGVRDPVVVLLGLAAFVALMVAPVGYPDLRVRDALVMGAVQAGAILLPGSFFRVFPRLLCGFALAYLVLGPRYYPLLVEGKRT from the coding sequence ATGCCGCCCCGTCCTCGGTTCGTCGCTCGGCTCGGGCTCGCCGACGCGGTGACGGCGACGAACGCCGGGCTCGGGTTCCTCGCGGCGGCCGCCGCCCCGTTCGCCCCCGCGCTCGCCGCGCGATTGATCCTTCTGGCGGCGGTCGCCGACGGCCTCGACGGCGTGCTCGCGGCACACACCGGCGGCACCCCGCTCGGGGAGGTCCTCGACTCGCTCGCCGACGTCGCCTCCTTCACCGTCGCGCCCGCGCTGCTCGTCTTCGGTATCGTGCGTGCTGAGTGGGAGCTCTCCTTCGCCGTCCCGACACCGGCGCTCGCGCTCGCGCTCGTCGTTCCCGCCGCGTTCGTCGTCGTCGGGGTGGTTCGACTCGGGCTCTACACCGCCTACGACATCGACCGCGGAACCACCGAGGGGGTCCCGACCACCCTCGCGGCGACGGTGCTCGCGGCGGCGTTCCTCGCCGGGGTTCGCGACCCCGTCGTCGTGCTCCTCGGCCTGGCGGCGTTCGTCGCGCTGATGGTCGCGCCGGTTGGCTATCCGGACCTCCGGGTGCGCGACGCACTCGTCATGGGAGCGGTCCAGGCTGGCGCGATCCTCCTGCCTGGATCGTTCTTCCGGGTCTTCCCGCGCCTGCTCTGTGGGTTCGCGCTCGCGTACCTCGTGCTCGGGCCGCGATACTATCCCTTGCTCGTGGAAGGGAAACGCACTTAG
- a CDS encoding type II/IV secretion system ATPase subunit yields MSESDGSSARDPPTSAGVAARIAAAAGMADGLARAVDARTVTVDDALDEDDFFTTADGRTTVANRYDLEKAVPLDRKPHFREVTRYWVNEPYSFVVIFHSTRENEAKYYLVEPHPTRIETDLKAFLTRKLKTGITYSDDEAVADGDESQRAAVIETETSRLLERYDLYEGPTADTGRSGVLGRLKGIVRRRSSGTAGTGDGRGDYEGVSARPEPAVLDEDAATLSAYQVEKLGYYLRRDFIGYERIDGIKHDVNVEDVSCDGYDSPVFVYHTDREQLITNVRHGESDLDDFVVKLAQRSGKGISKRQPQVDATLPDGSRAQLTLGREVSDHGTNYTIRQFKDVPYTPVDLINWHTFSIEEMAFVWLCIENGRSMLFAGGTASGKTTSLNAVSLFIPSNAKIVSIEDTRELEIPQRNWVASVTRPSFSADDVGDVDEFALLEAALRQRPDYIVMGEVRGEEGRTLFQVMSTGHTSLTTFHADNVGEVIKRFTTDPINVSKTLFTALDLVSVQTATRVRGRKVRRNRALTEINYYDAEHDEINVKDVYQWQAETDDYLRLGSSNTLESIRFDRGWSEDRLSTELFKRKVVLAYLVDRGLNTYTQAAATLQAFINDPETILSLIASDRLEASLDDLRGMESVQIDTDPATEAMVPRPDPSDELRRLTGSILETAEAELFEAYDDRSAPSVAAAITDGGRADDGSGAPMGAEDEP; encoded by the coding sequence ATGTCGGAGTCCGATGGTTCGTCCGCTCGCGATCCGCCCACGAGCGCTGGCGTCGCGGCCCGTATCGCCGCCGCGGCCGGGATGGCCGATGGGCTCGCCCGCGCCGTCGATGCCCGAACGGTGACGGTGGACGACGCGCTCGACGAGGACGACTTCTTCACGACGGCCGACGGGCGGACCACGGTCGCGAACCGCTACGACCTCGAGAAGGCGGTGCCACTCGACCGGAAACCCCACTTCCGGGAGGTCACGCGCTACTGGGTCAACGAACCCTACTCGTTCGTGGTCATCTTCCACTCGACGCGCGAAAACGAGGCGAAGTACTACCTCGTCGAGCCCCACCCCACCCGGATCGAAACCGACCTGAAGGCGTTCCTGACCCGGAAGCTCAAGACCGGGATCACCTACTCGGACGACGAGGCCGTGGCCGATGGCGACGAATCCCAGCGCGCGGCCGTCATCGAGACCGAGACGAGCCGACTGCTCGAACGTTACGACCTCTACGAAGGTCCCACCGCGGACACGGGGCGTTCAGGCGTTCTCGGCAGGCTGAAAGGGATCGTTCGACGAAGATCGAGCGGGACGGCTGGAACGGGCGACGGACGGGGCGACTACGAGGGAGTCTCGGCCCGGCCCGAACCCGCGGTACTCGACGAGGACGCGGCGACGCTCTCGGCCTACCAGGTCGAGAAGCTCGGCTACTATCTCCGGCGGGACTTCATCGGCTACGAACGTATCGACGGCATCAAACACGACGTCAACGTCGAGGACGTCTCGTGTGACGGCTACGACTCCCCGGTGTTCGTCTATCACACCGACCGCGAACAGCTGATCACCAACGTCCGCCACGGCGAGAGCGACCTCGACGACTTCGTCGTGAAGCTCGCCCAGCGCTCGGGGAAGGGGATCTCGAAACGCCAGCCTCAGGTCGACGCTACCCTTCCCGACGGCTCGCGCGCCCAGCTCACCCTCGGTCGCGAGGTTTCCGACCACGGCACCAACTACACCATCCGGCAGTTCAAGGACGTCCCCTACACCCCGGTCGACCTCATCAACTGGCACACGTTCAGCATCGAGGAGATGGCCTTCGTCTGGCTCTGCATCGAGAACGGCCGGTCGATGCTGTTCGCCGGCGGGACGGCCTCGGGCAAGACGACGAGCCTCAACGCGGTCTCGTTGTTCATCCCGAGCAACGCCAAGATCGTCTCGATCGAGGACACCAGGGAGCTCGAGATCCCGCAACGAAACTGGGTCGCCTCGGTGACGCGACCCTCCTTCAGCGCCGACGACGTCGGCGACGTCGACGAGTTCGCGCTCCTCGAAGCCGCGCTCCGCCAGCGCCCCGACTACATCGTGATGGGTGAGGTTCGGGGGGAGGAGGGTCGAACGCTCTTTCAGGTGATGAGCACGGGTCACACCTCGCTCACGACCTTCCACGCCGACAACGTTGGCGAGGTGATCAAGCGGTTTACGACCGACCCGATCAACGTCTCGAAGACGCTGTTCACGGCGCTCGACCTCGTGAGCGTCCAGACCGCGACGCGGGTTCGCGGGAGGAAGGTCCGCCGAAATCGGGCGCTCACCGAGATCAACTACTACGACGCCGAGCACGACGAGATCAACGTCAAGGACGTCTACCAGTGGCAGGCCGAGACCGACGACTACCTCCGTCTCGGGAGCTCGAACACCCTCGAATCGATCCGTTTCGACCGGGGCTGGTCCGAAGACCGCCTCTCTACGGAGCTCTTCAAGCGAAAGGTCGTGTTGGCCTACCTCGTCGACCGGGGGCTCAACACCTACACCCAGGCCGCCGCCACGCTCCAGGCGTTCATCAACGACCCCGAGACGATCCTCTCGCTGATCGCGTCCGACCGGCTCGAAGCCAGCCTCGACGACTTGCGTGGGATGGAAAGCGTGCAGATCGACACCGACCCCGCGACGGAAGCGATGGTCCCCCGCCCCGACCCCTCCGACGAGCTGCGACGGCTCACCGGGTCGATACTCGAAACGGCCGAAGCCGAGCTCTTCGAGGCGTACGACGACCGGTCCGCGCCGAGCGTCGCCGCCGCGATCACCGACGGTGGCCGCGCGGACGACGGGTCGGGAGCACCGATGGGGGCGGAGGACGAGCCGTGA
- a CDS encoding HEAT repeat domain-containing protein codes for MVDEAETEADLDEAEAKLDEVEADIEAADLPEPDEDEEDEEDVADPRDELETTVTGLRDAIETERGPYAEDAVETIESAKATIEDTRWTEDGEPEVVAAVESFLDSVGEVLDESFSTDGETMADLTAALDDVIETVEARDLDPDDDAETVADLCEVADELEADLADAEEWDDLSVREKLDAEGFYDVLTPENRKDFPPEWNAIKVYEKQNDPESILHGLEMFGSEYMQGHCIESLKRMGSPEAYDAMEQRAQKRNKPPIEVLGKIGDERALDTLHDYIEGDSDPALQTVTIKAIGEIGSTDSTQAVADRLVAENDTVRSNAARALGLIGDTRAIDPLADVLADDDSNPVRASAAWALNQIGTAEALDAAREHADDRSFLVQTEAEKAEGAMTDEDRAETPA; via the coding sequence ATGGTCGACGAGGCCGAGACCGAGGCCGACCTCGACGAGGCGGAGGCGAAACTCGACGAGGTCGAGGCGGACATCGAGGCCGCGGACCTCCCCGAACCCGACGAGGACGAAGAGGACGAGGAGGACGTGGCGGACCCGCGCGACGAACTCGAAACCACCGTGACGGGGCTCCGCGACGCCATCGAGACCGAGCGCGGGCCGTACGCCGAGGACGCGGTCGAGACGATCGAGAGCGCGAAGGCGACCATCGAGGACACCCGCTGGACCGAGGACGGCGAGCCCGAGGTCGTCGCGGCGGTCGAGTCGTTCCTCGACTCGGTCGGCGAGGTGCTCGACGAGTCCTTTTCGACGGACGGCGAGACGATGGCGGACCTCACGGCGGCGCTCGACGACGTGATCGAGACGGTCGAGGCGCGCGACCTCGACCCCGACGACGACGCCGAGACGGTCGCCGACCTGTGCGAGGTGGCCGACGAGCTCGAAGCCGACCTCGCCGACGCCGAGGAGTGGGACGACCTCTCGGTTCGTGAGAAACTCGATGCCGAGGGGTTCTACGACGTGCTCACCCCCGAGAACCGGAAGGACTTCCCGCCGGAGTGGAACGCGATCAAGGTCTACGAGAAACAGAACGACCCCGAGTCGATCCTCCACGGTCTGGAGATGTTCGGCTCCGAGTACATGCAGGGCCACTGTATCGAATCGTTGAAACGAATGGGCTCGCCCGAGGCCTACGACGCGATGGAGCAGCGCGCCCAGAAGCGCAACAAGCCACCCATCGAGGTGCTCGGGAAGATCGGCGACGAGCGCGCGCTCGACACCCTCCACGACTACATCGAGGGCGACAGCGACCCCGCACTCCAGACGGTCACGATCAAGGCGATCGGCGAGATCGGTTCGACCGACTCGACCCAGGCGGTCGCGGACAGGTTGGTCGCCGAGAACGACACCGTGCGCTCGAACGCCGCGCGTGCGCTCGGGCTGATCGGCGACACCCGCGCCATCGACCCCCTCGCCGACGTGCTCGCCGACGACGACTCCAACCCCGTGCGGGCGAGTGCGGCGTGGGCGCTGAACCAGATCGGGACGGCGGAGGCGCTCGATGCCGCCCGCGAGCACGCCGACGACCGCTCGTTCCTCGTCCAGACCGAGGCCGAGAAGGCCGAGGGCGCGATGACCGACGAGGACAGAGCCGAAACGCCGGCCTGA
- a CDS encoding type II secretion system F family protein, which produces MSHGIGGGYVGGRRTFGDRFYGLYRRLFDDDGDFVDDMERKLAAARMPDTVEIYLSRAIGVGVTVGALLWVLATVVGFLLVERFVDGVPKLTDLRVLHGVVLELFEAAKLPLLVGASGLVCGFVGFTVGFGTLVTIPYVRANARKREINVLLADSVSFMYALSIGGLNQLEIVEAMAGADDTYGAVAREFESIHLETEFFDTDYRTAIRRQSIRTPSEELSQFLTDMLSVVDSGGSMTAFLRDKKDKHLRTSKQEQSLVLETLELFGELYITLSVFPLLLVVVLVVMSMVGGPQTLLLYLTVYGLVPLIGIGFAVLVSTVKQDEVGDGYLRPEGVEGAPTSTTGRSQLADLGVVEEYTGRHAVFERIRDREGTHRTAELLANPHRFFRDRPLAVLALTVPASVVLLALAVRSGRAPTSLDGFVDRSVVGTFLWVYVPLYVNGLPLAVFYGWNVRSRRRITGKLSETLRKLSSANSTGLTLLESLRVVAETSSGRLASELRTVAAKVDYGTNLTRALVEFNNEYHVPRLARTVNVISEAQEASSEITEVLSTAARASENQDAVEREQRSQARMQVVIVVMTFLTLLAVMAVLKVNFLDTVAGLDTGTSGAAAAGLGASIDVDLMGMLFFHAVTIQAVTSGFIAGYIRSGTLLTGTKFAVVLPTVALAVFAVI; this is translated from the coding sequence GTGAGTCACGGGATCGGCGGGGGCTACGTGGGTGGGAGGCGGACGTTCGGCGACCGGTTCTACGGCCTCTACCGACGGCTGTTCGACGACGACGGCGACTTCGTCGACGACATGGAACGGAAGCTGGCGGCGGCGCGGATGCCTGACACCGTCGAGATCTACCTCTCGCGTGCGATCGGCGTCGGGGTCACGGTCGGCGCGTTGCTGTGGGTGCTCGCCACGGTCGTCGGCTTCCTCCTCGTCGAGCGCTTCGTGGACGGCGTCCCGAAGCTCACCGACCTCCGGGTGCTCCACGGCGTGGTACTGGAGCTCTTCGAGGCCGCGAAGCTCCCGCTGTTGGTCGGAGCGTCGGGGCTCGTCTGTGGGTTCGTGGGGTTCACGGTCGGGTTCGGCACGCTCGTCACGATCCCCTACGTCCGGGCGAACGCCAGGAAACGCGAGATCAACGTGCTGCTCGCGGACTCGGTCTCATTCATGTACGCCCTCTCGATCGGCGGGCTGAACCAGCTCGAGATCGTCGAGGCGATGGCGGGGGCCGACGACACCTACGGCGCGGTCGCGAGGGAGTTCGAGTCAATCCACCTCGAAACCGAGTTCTTCGACACCGACTACCGGACCGCGATCCGGCGGCAGTCGATCCGAACCCCGAGCGAGGAGCTGAGCCAGTTCCTGACCGACATGCTCTCGGTCGTCGACTCCGGCGGGAGCATGACGGCGTTCCTCCGGGACAAGAAGGACAAGCACCTTCGCACCTCGAAACAGGAGCAGTCGCTGGTGCTCGAAACGCTCGAACTGTTCGGCGAGCTGTACATCACGCTCTCGGTGTTTCCCCTCCTCCTGGTCGTGGTCCTCGTCGTGATGAGCATGGTCGGCGGCCCGCAAACGTTGCTGCTCTATCTGACGGTCTACGGGCTGGTCCCCCTGATCGGTATCGGCTTCGCGGTGCTGGTCTCGACGGTGAAACAGGACGAGGTCGGCGACGGCTACCTCCGACCCGAGGGAGTTGAGGGCGCACCGACCTCGACGACGGGTCGGTCCCAGCTCGCCGACCTCGGGGTGGTCGAGGAGTACACCGGTCGACACGCGGTGTTCGAGCGTATCCGCGACCGCGAGGGGACCCATCGGACGGCGGAACTCCTCGCGAACCCACACCGCTTCTTCCGGGACCGACCGCTCGCCGTGCTCGCGCTCACGGTACCCGCCTCGGTGGTGCTGTTGGCCCTCGCGGTGCGCTCGGGACGCGCCCCCACGTCGCTCGACGGGTTCGTCGATCGCTCGGTGGTCGGCACCTTCCTCTGGGTCTACGTGCCGTTGTACGTCAACGGGCTGCCGCTCGCGGTGTTCTACGGGTGGAACGTCCGGTCGCGCCGTCGGATAACGGGCAAGCTCTCGGAGACGCTCCGGAAGCTATCGAGCGCCAACAGTACGGGGCTGACCCTCCTCGAATCGCTCCGGGTCGTCGCCGAGACCTCCTCGGGACGGCTCGCGAGCGAGCTTCGGACGGTCGCCGCGAAGGTCGACTACGGGACGAACCTGACGAGGGCGCTCGTCGAGTTCAACAACGAGTACCACGTCCCGCGACTCGCACGGACGGTGAACGTCATCAGCGAGGCACAGGAGGCCTCCTCGGAGATAACGGAGGTGCTGTCGACGGCGGCGCGCGCGAGCGAGAACCAGGACGCGGTCGAGCGTGAACAGCGCTCCCAGGCCAGAATGCAGGTCGTGATCGTCGTGATGACCTTCCTCACCCTGCTCGCGGTGATGGCGGTCCTGAAGGTGAACTTCCTCGATACGGTGGCCGGGCTCGACACCGGAACGAGCGGGGCGGCCGCGGCGGGGCTCGGCGCGAGCATCGACGTCGACCTGATGGGGATGCTGTTCTTCCACGCCGTGACGATCCAGGCGGTCACGTCGGGGTTCATCGCGGGCTACATCCGGAGCGGCACCCTCCTCACCGGGACGAAGTTCGCAGTGGTCCTCCCGACCGTCGCGCTCGCGGTCTTCGCGGTGATCTAA
- a CDS encoding Mov34/MPN/PAD-1 family protein — translation MGLFGSPTLLGIAAETLDFARSAAAETHPDEYMGLLRSQDASELGLDESGIVITDVLVIPGTKSNPVSATVKTSLVPNDMRAAGSIHSHPNGVLRPSAADRATFGRGQAHVILGAPYGPDDWRAFDNEGEPRSLEVLDVSLPDDEAFFDFTQADIDEELR, via the coding sequence ATGGGGCTGTTCGGTTCACCGACTCTCCTCGGGATCGCCGCCGAGACGCTGGATTTCGCGCGGTCGGCGGCCGCCGAGACCCACCCTGACGAGTACATGGGCCTCCTCAGAAGTCAGGACGCGAGCGAGCTCGGTCTCGACGAGTCCGGCATCGTGATCACCGACGTACTCGTCATCCCCGGCACGAAATCGAACCCCGTGAGCGCCACCGTGAAAACCAGCCTCGTCCCCAACGACATGCGCGCCGCGGGCTCGATACACTCCCACCCGAACGGCGTGCTCCGCCCGAGCGCCGCCGACCGCGCCACCTTCGGTCGCGGACAGGCTCACGTCATCCTGGGCGCGCCCTACGGACCCGACGACTGGCGCGCGTTCGACAACGAGGGTGAACCACGTAGTCTAGAAGTGCTCGACGTCTCGCTGCCCGACGACGAGGCGTTCTTCGACTTCACCCAGGCCGACATCGACGAGGAGCTTCGATGA
- a CDS encoding DHH family phosphoesterase, translated as MSSPSESAAPGDAVYDLAPECTTEDVEVGKRYVATVNGVVEYGVFVDLSATVSGLVHESNLDDDYEVDDEITVRLIEVRENGDLGFEAADGSGETLRVEYEPDITAADDLRNHVGEEVTVDGEVVQINQTGGPTVFTLRAPTGLVACAAFEAAGVRAYPAVEVGDAVRVAGVVEERDGSLQVEVESLDAHDDPEELHEAVENGLAEQATANEIDPMVEWPALADLVPDLEGVATRLRRAVLENRPIRIRHHADGDGMCASIPVALALERFAQEVHDDPDAGRHLVKRLPSKAPYYEMEDVTRDLNFALGDRERHGQKLPLVVMLDNGSTEEDVPAYEALAEYDIPVLVVDHHHPDPEAVGDLLAAHVNPYLHGEDYRITTGMLCVELARMIDPSLTDELAHVPAVAGLTDRSEADAMNDYLALAREKGYDEADLQAVGDALDYAAHWLRYSAGESLLADVLDVGTGDDSPHAELVEFLADRAEHETEKQLDAAMPHVEERELDNGAHLYRLDVERHAHRFTYPAPGKTTGAIHDAKVEETGDPVITVGYGPDFAVLRSDGVRLDIPRMVEELETEVDGGGVSGGGHLVVGSIKFVKGMREAVLDALETKMGEAEIDEELGSASVAGFED; from the coding sequence ATGTCTTCACCATCCGAATCTGCGGCCCCCGGTGATGCGGTCTACGACCTCGCGCCCGAGTGTACGACCGAGGACGTCGAGGTTGGCAAGCGCTACGTCGCCACCGTCAACGGTGTCGTGGAGTACGGCGTGTTCGTCGACCTCTCGGCCACCGTCTCCGGGCTGGTTCACGAATCGAACCTCGACGACGACTACGAAGTGGACGACGAGATCACCGTGCGTCTCATCGAGGTCCGCGAAAACGGCGACCTCGGATTCGAGGCAGCCGACGGGAGCGGTGAAACGCTCCGGGTCGAGTACGAACCCGACATCACGGCGGCCGACGACCTCCGGAACCACGTTGGCGAGGAGGTCACGGTCGACGGCGAGGTCGTCCAGATCAACCAGACCGGCGGCCCGACCGTGTTCACCCTCCGTGCCCCGACCGGGCTCGTGGCGTGTGCGGCCTTCGAGGCCGCGGGGGTCCGAGCCTACCCCGCGGTCGAGGTCGGCGATGCGGTGCGAGTCGCTGGCGTCGTCGAGGAACGCGACGGTTCGCTCCAAGTCGAAGTCGAGTCGCTCGACGCCCACGACGACCCTGAAGAACTCCACGAGGCGGTCGAGAACGGATTGGCGGAGCAGGCGACCGCCAACGAGATCGACCCGATGGTCGAGTGGCCGGCGCTCGCCGACCTCGTGCCCGACCTCGAAGGTGTCGCCACCCGCCTCCGGCGTGCGGTGCTCGAAAACCGCCCGATCCGCATCCGCCACCACGCCGACGGCGACGGGATGTGTGCGTCGATCCCCGTCGCGCTCGCGCTCGAACGGTTCGCCCAGGAAGTCCACGACGACCCCGACGCGGGTCGCCACCTCGTGAAACGCCTCCCGAGCAAGGCACCCTACTACGAGATGGAGGACGTGACCCGTGATCTGAACTTCGCGCTCGGCGACCGCGAGCGCCACGGCCAGAAGCTCCCGCTCGTGGTGATGCTCGACAACGGCAGTACGGAGGAGGACGTGCCGGCCTACGAGGCGCTCGCCGAGTACGACATCCCCGTTCTCGTCGTCGACCACCACCACCCGGACCCCGAGGCGGTCGGGGACCTCCTCGCCGCCCACGTCAACCCCTACCTCCACGGCGAGGACTACCGGATCACGACCGGGATGCTCTGTGTCGAGCTCGCCCGGATGATCGACCCGTCGCTCACCGACGAGCTCGCCCACGTCCCCGCGGTCGCGGGTCTCACCGACCGCTCGGAGGCCGACGCGATGAACGACTACCTCGCGCTCGCCCGGGAGAAGGGCTACGACGAGGCGGACCTCCAGGCGGTCGGCGACGCGCTGGATTACGCCGCCCACTGGCTCCGCTACAGCGCGGGCGAGTCGCTGCTCGCGGACGTCCTCGACGTCGGCACGGGCGACGACTCACCGCACGCGGAGCTGGTCGAGTTCCTCGCCGACCGCGCCGAGCACGAGACCGAAAAGCAGCTCGACGCCGCCATGCCCCACGTCGAGGAGCGCGAGCTCGACAACGGAGCCCACCTCTACCGACTCGACGTCGAGCGTCACGCCCACCGCTTCACCTACCCCGCACCGGGCAAGACGACGGGCGCGATCCACGACGCGAAGGTCGAAGAAACCGGCGACCCCGTCATCACTGTGGGCTACGGCCCGGACTTCGCCGTCCTCCGAAGCGACGGCGTCCGGCTCGACATCCCGCGGATGGTCGAGGAACTCGAAACGGAGGTCGACGGCGGCGGTGTGAGCGGCGGCGGCCACCTCGTCGTCGGCTCGATCAAGTTCGTGAAGGGGATGCGCGAGGCGGTCCTCGACGCGCTCGAGACCAAGATGGGCGAGGCCGAGATCGACGAGGAGCTCGGCAGCGCCAGCGTCGCTGGCTTCGAGGACTGA